DNA sequence from the Schistocerca americana isolate TAMUIC-IGC-003095 chromosome 2, iqSchAmer2.1, whole genome shotgun sequence genome:
AACTCTCAAGCAGTTGCCCCTATGTACAAAGTGCAGAAAACAGAATATAATTAATAGACGTAATCATGGTCCGTAGAAGGCTCTTATGCGATTTTTATTTAACCATGCAATTAGCTAATTTCAACCAAGAATGATTGTCaggcacatttgtaacatctgtatttcatgtcattttcaaatcgcTCAGTTGCAGGCAAAAAGTAGCATATTCCGCCTTTTTACGAAAGGAGCCACACTACAGTGACTTATTTAGCATCTGGAAGCTGTGGattcccacaaatacaaaattttaacaaaTCTAATTGTTTTTCACCATTGCATTGTTGTTTCCAAATGGTGAGCCCATATCTATTCCTCGGTTACTGTTTCGGTAAACACAGTGATAACTGTTGTACATCTAAGTGAGCAGCAGTAACAGCGAACTAGGTCAGAAAAAAATTACAATCCGTGCAAGAAAAGGAACCACGATCATCAGCTAGCAGCACAGTTGTCTAAAAGAGGCTGAGTAATAGAATAAATGGTTGGCTGGGACCTGATTCAACTGCACTGTTTACTGCCTCGAGTGGGTCGTTACCTGTCTGTAACAGCGGAATGGTATAATGAAAgattatttcattactgtttaagTAAACAGTGCTTTAGcacatattttgtaaggatattttATTGCTGTTTAATTACACTATGATTTTGTTctacatgtttaccttggtaaaAAAGACAGCTATtgtttacatgtgtacaaagtacacCATGCACCCACTTGAGTTATGAAAATCGGTACGCCCACTCGACAGTTAAACTGACTTGTTAGACACAAATTCAatgataaaaattgttcaaatgatctatggagcaTGTTACTACCTATGAGACATACTGAATAGTATTAACTGTGTAATGACTGTTTTAATAATAATCAATTTgcattatgccatttgttaatTAAGCCTATTAGTGAGCTCCCCAAATAAATTCAGGCTTTTGCTCTTCATGTAAGTATTAGTTTTGGTAATAAATGACTCAACAGTACATACTGTTTTGTTTTCACTCAATAGGCCTAATGTCTATCTGaatcattttctggggtaactcatcacataAAAAGTTAAGGCTGATTGTACAAAAACAAGTAGTAAGAAAAATGTTGTGTTTACCCACACTAcacatattcactaatgaaattaatcataaatagtccACTATTTTAGAAGACTATAGATGGCCATACCTACAacattagaagggggggggggggaaataaaaaAATAGGCCTAAAACAGTTAAGCTGCCACGGGCTCAGAAAGGAGTTTAGTACtcatcaacaaaaatttttgcaCATTTGCCCAATACCATTTAATGCCTGACAGGTAGCAAAGGACATTTTAaatctgaaacaaatattttttgttaacaACTCCTCCAATCTCCACAATTTAACCTTACTCTACACAAAGGAACTAAGTATAAAACCACAAAAATATTTGACCACCTACCTTGTGAATTACAGAAACTGGCAGAGTTTTAAAGACaaactgaagacatttctactttactactactactccaaagatgaatttctgaggagacaATTATGTAGATGGATcgtattttgcaattttttctacaaaacagaaaaaatactgTTGCGTAAATGGCAACCATGCAGCAATGGTTTTCAGAAAAATATACTTTCGGCCTATTTGTAAACCTACTAATATGTTCCAGAACATGAATAAAACCCACGAGACAAGCAACTCAACTAAATTAAACTGCATCACTTACAAGGATGTTGCTCTTTGCAGCCATGTCAATGACGCATGATACTGAATGCAGCATAGGTAAAAACAAAAACTGGTTGGAGAACAGTATCTGCAACAGCAGACTACTTTACTTTATGCCATGGAAATGAAGTTTCATAGTAATTTTTTTGCATAAAGGAAAAAAACATGAATTAAATACATGTCTACTACTGACAACAGTGGACTGGGATTAGCGGATAAAGCCAAATCAAACAAGCAAATTGGTGATTAATTTAATCAAATAGATAATTTTATTCTTGTGTGTTCAAAACTATTGTAGATTGATGGTTTGTAAAATGTCTGATCTTTAAAAAAAGAGTCAATACCTGCTATCTGCGACTTACTTTGACACATGACAAAGCACAACTACCATGATATTACTTAACTTCAATGCACACATCTAAATCATATTAGGCCTAGCTTAGAGTTTCGGTCCATAGGCACTGTAACTTAATGGGCTGAAGTTGCACACTGCAATAACACCAGCAGCGCACAGTTTTGGTCCTCAAATGAGCTGGACTGACCCACTCCGAACAAATTCCATCACTGATGAATACGGCAGGATATGCTGACTGTTTTCTTCCAgatctatttcttcgtcatctattACTACTGTTGCAATGTTCTCTTTAGCACGAATGAATACATGACTTGACACATTGGGGACAACAACCATCTTAGATTTATTGAATTCTTGAAAATTTCCGGGCATGTGACGAAAGGCTAGCAGATGAAAATGGTTTTCCATGTGGCGAACATATTCGGTAGCGAACTTGTATTCACCTGGTGACAAATATTTAGATGCATGATCCCGCCTAGTTTCCTCACTCAAAATGTGGACGGTAAATTCCTCAATTTTTGATAAACGTATCCTTAGATAGCTAGTGATGATGAAGCGTATCCTATCTAGCTCCATTTGATGAACTATAACACGAAAATCACCTTTTTTAAGTTTATTCAAATTTTCTTCCATCTGATTAATTTGTTCCAGCATACACTCAACCATTTCGTTTCGGTGTGGTAAAATTTCTGGACTAAACTTTTCGTTCAGCCAAGATTCTTCTAAGATTTGGAGCACTTCCCCAGCTGTCAAAGTTTCCTCCTCGCCAGAGGATATATCACTGTCAATTTCCATATTGTGCAGTAAGGAAGTAACAACTACACTTTCTCACTTTACATGCTGAAATCAGAAAATATCAAGTCACAGATCATCATACGAATGTCACATAAGCCATGAAAACATTATTTCCCGCCTTTTCCAAAGCACTTCCCTCCGACAAACTGACACAGGACATGTGAAACTGTATCAAATCAAGGATCTAACATCCTTGGTACGAATTCTGATTCATAATAAAATCGGTTGCAACAAGTACACACAATAACCTTCGTGAGTTTACTGAAGTTAGTAATCAAGGTGGATTCACACTTGATGAACCGGAATATCAAAACGTTCCACTTTGAATTTCAAACGGCGGCATTCACAGAGGACGTAAACAGAACGGAACGGGATATAACGTTAAGTTTCTCTAGAAGAATCTGTTGACGTTGATCGAGAGAGAGTAACTATCTGTCTAGAGACGGCgcacaacacatctgtgcagaCAGATGGTTGTTTGGGGACAGGAATTTCGCACACCTACACTACCACAGACTACAATACAACAAAGGAAACTACGTTAAAAAAGTTATCTCCAGCGAAACTGCAAACTGAAGAACATTTAAAACACGTGCGGCAAAAAAACAACACTAGTCAGGTGAGAAGAAGAATCTTAAATCCTCCGGTTACAAATAGTGCGAAACACAAAACAATCTGTGTATTAGGTGATAGTCACGGCCGTGAAATTTCCGCAGTGTTGATGAGAACATGTAGTTTCAAGGCATCTGGTTTCATAAAGCCAGGGGCTCCATTGAGTGAAATAACGGACCTAACAACATCAACTGACGTAGCTAGTTTGAATAAAGACGATTTCGCCGTGTTAATAGGAGGATCAAACGACGTCTATAGAAACGAGACACACAAGGTGATTACAGAAATGAggaaatgttcaaataatttaacCCACACAAATGTACTCATTGTGAATATCCCGCATCGTCATGATTTACCACCCTAGTCGTGTGTGAACTGCGAAATTAATGTTGCAAACGAGTGTATCTCTGAAATATGCACTAACTTTAAGAATGTCGATATTGTAGACATAAACAGATTGGAGCGAAGGTTCCATACAGTCCATGGACTTCATTTAAATACGCTAGGAAAGAAATTACTAGCCAAAAAAATATGTACTCGCATTTCGAAGAAGAGTGCAGAAAAAAGAATAAGTGACAAACAGACGGAGCTTAAGAAGTGTTTTAGACGAGTTCCAAGCTGTGCCATCGGCCAAACGCGAATTACCAAGTGGTTCAAACCGATTAGGCAAAAAACAATCAATCAAGCGtcagccaaacgaaaattacgaaatggtttaaaccgaagaggacagatgtggatgaagcaaaacttatacaagaTCCAGAAGTTAACTCACCTGCTGATTGCCACCAGCGAACAGAAGCCACACACAAGAAACATACAGaaattttttagggtaagtgctgtattagaaataccattagataaagaatcagaaacAGTTTCAACTAAAGTTACTAAGTACCCAGATTTTGCTACACTACACCATAacgttcagtcactcacaaataaaatttccatgttggaagcactactgCAGTATGCACTAAACATAGATataatttgcattactgaacattggctacggaatgacgaagtaaaattaacctcaatctcaggatatagattagcaagtcattgtagccgagagttttccaaacatggtggctctgctatctttgtgaaagaacaaataaagttctttgatgtcagtaaaagttatattgaatcaattgaaaaagactttgagctttccattaccaaactgccagagattaatttcatagttattaacATATACAGAGCACCAAGTGGAAACCTGTCAATCTTCATGAATAAACTAGAGGTTCTGTTGAACAAGAtcagtacactaaatatgaagatagtgctttgtggggatttcaatattgatttctcaaaagacagcagcagcagagatgctttgataagtattaccaacacattcaatatgatccccacaatacacagtccaacaagattaacagaatgcacaaattccattattgaccaaatattcatctcagaaacaacttacagattcacaagcagagtactgagcatgggttatagcgatcatgaggcacagctgctgtgtaTATAAATGCCAACAAGTAGTATCAGTTCCGGAAAAGTAGTTGAAAAAAGAAACTTTTCTGaagaatttttaatctcttactggCGAAGGAAAATTGGGAAAGCATCGCCACTCAGAACAATATTGatagcatgtacatgagttttcagagcatctttgttcactattttaatgtagcatttccaaaagtagtaaaaacagtaaaacctaacaataataagcaatgggtaactaaaggcataaaaattttcagtgagagaaacagatttctgcagtactcttgtaagaaatatagagtatcccaagaattcgcagattattcaaaagcctacaaaagaatctatggtagagtagtcaaagaggcaaaaattatgtggaatgacaatttgataagaaactcatctaacaaaatgagatccacatggagagttataaagaaagaaacttgtagttcagtgccaaagaaaaagaatgtatcattaacactagaaggctcaaaagtcacagacccaagttcagttgtggaaaaattcaatgaatacttcacctcactagctgaagacctcattcaagtacactgtcaaggaccagtcccaagtttctccagcaagtcagtgaccTTCAATGCTTCTATGTATgtgtatgaaacaaaccccaatgaaattgtaagtaaaattaaatcattaagcaataaaatgtcaagtggtcttgatgaagtacctgatttcatattaaaagcatgtgctcaccacatagcaaacccattggcaaaaattttcaacctctctttaaaaactggtgtattcccagatatttttaaaatagcaaaattttgcaccactgctaaaaaaaggttcttctgaaaaaatatcaaactaccgactggtgtcacagttaagttccttctcaaaaattctagaaaaactcttctatgacaggcttttaagtctcataaataaatatgcacctcttacagtacaacaacatggttttagaaagtctaaatctacacagacagcaattttcgaattcttagactgcattttaaaatcccttgatcaacataaattagctgcaggtatttttctagatctatcaaaagccttcgaTGTCCTGGACCATAACGGTTGTGTTAATACCTAAAAAaccgcaggcagaaagtatcacttcagtatgaattcaacaaaatgaataaaacaagaaacaactcctttctttctagggaataaccaataaaatatggtgtaccacagggctcaatcctaggtccactactcttcttgatttatgtggacgacttagttgaatatatgagtcccacaaaaactatcctgttttcCGATgactggatccagtccagaaactttgtggtccacagcagaaagttctatgaaaagactctCTGAGTagttcacaaaaaacaaactcattataaatactgaaaaaactgtgtgtgttgattttcatttaattcctccagctaatcaaatgtctattcaagcccaattaaaaaatgatcccctagaaaatgtaagtgtcacaaaattcttgggtctttgggttcagcaagacttaaagtgggacacacatataaataacttgtgtagaaaactatcttctgtgtgctatggcctaagaattttaaaggctacaacaagcaaaacaacagtactacaggcatactatgcacagttccactcactaatccgatatgggatcattttctggggatactcaactcacagtgtaaaggtttttagaatacAAAAAAgtgctttaagaataatttgtggccttaaaaagatggagtcctgtaagtCCCATTTTGCTGAGCTTGGTGTTcttaaatgttccaagtttattcatttatgaaactatcttgttcactagggactacctcctgaaaacaggcaaactgctacagaacaaaagtgtacacaactgtagtaccagaagggaatcaaatatacatcaaaaatatcacagaacaaccacctatcagacgagcataattaacattggtgtaatactacacaataagataccagaggaaataaaaaatactactcatccaatatttaaagctaaactaaaggcatttctaataaagcactgtttctattctgtcagagaatttctgaataagtaacaaaattaattgtagtatgtacttaattttaattgctaatactatgtattattgtaacttatctttgacctgtccaatatcaattgtacaatttgtgctgtatgataaaactggaccaataaaaaatcaaatcaaatcaaaacagATATGAGATGTGCGCAAACAGGTAAGTTACTGTAATCTGTGGGCACAAACCACTTGTACGCAGAAAAAAAATAGCGTTTGGGCAGTAGATCACCATAAAACTGCCATGCTGAATGAGTTCGAATCAGCTGTTGGTTCAGCCTATTGttcatccaaaaaaattttcaggcaACTGTCAACAACATTGATATACTGTTCTGCCTGACCAATAGTGCTGTGCACTTCCTGCTCTTCCAAGTTTTCATGTTTTTGGCGTTGTTTTCTACTTCGTTACGCCCGTATTAGCGCGTTAAGTACAAATCTTACGTTTTCAAGTCAGCAGTGGCGTATCTTTCCCGGTTAAACATCATGTCTGCCACATGCCATGTGAAGTTGTTACAATAGATATTTTTCACTGTCATGATGGTCCATGATAGAAACCGgcagtgaataaatgtactgtaagaaGCACAGTGGGCATCATGCATTTCTCAAAGCACTGTTTGTCCACGATAACTTGACGACTTTACTGATCCTGCCAGAAGCGGAAAAATCGGCTCTAGTTGAAAGACATTCATTTGCCTCCGAACACCGCCAATATTAAGCTGCCCCTAGACACGAAGTATTCTTGTGCACATTGTTAGGTTAACGGTGCTAGTACTGAGCAAACAGCCAACGCTATCTTCCCCTCACCTCTCCTGTCCCCATGGTGGTCAAAATGAGGGAGAAAGGCAAGTacaagtgtgtaaacttttagatggcagacctctccctagtcctgaatcggtagaagtcggtgaaCGTCGGCAGGCTTCGGTAGGcatgcagtttcgactgctgccaacattacgtagctgactgtgttgtacaaggtagccattgtcatctgcttcgttattgttttgcgctgtactgttctgcgtgtttttactgTTCAggtgtgctaaacattatcaaaatgagtgaacagGCAGTTGCTGggccatctcgggagtcgccaacaacccctaccggtaggcctacggttagaaggaaaccagtattacgtagcgatgctcacAAAATTATTGGATGAAgtgtttgtgagcgcatagtagacaaacatgcatacattcatttatatatatatatatatatatatatatatatatatatatatatatatatatatatagattttaatgtacatgacgatttcagtttcatttacgaacaacatttaaagcgtgttttacttccaagcctttcgtctgctttcgtgtaagcatgacgcgcaatttgtagtgtcagcactgcaactggtaggagtgacttgtcccccccccccttccaccaacGGCTCCACTCCCCTCGCCagacaatgcttgcttcctcctctccccgcactccccgcACAACTCTGctatcttacagttaacacactatcTTTTTGTTCTCAAAAGTCTCGCGCGAAAACTtatcgcgtttctcgtctgtgtgcGCAAAGTGAATTTTAAAACGGCAGATACGCGTTAGTACTCTAGAAAGTTCATTGCTGAACTTATTGAAATGTATAGGAGATATGTATGTTTGTGGGAAATTGAAAGTGAAGAATACAGGGATCGAGATAAGAAGGCATCTGTTTGAAATTTTTTAATAGATACATTACTAGCGGTCAGCCCTACAGCAAACAGGAACGATAATAAAAAACAAATTCGTTGGGGACTGTTTACAGCAGAGAGCTAAGCAAAGTAATGAAATTATTCAATGAGGCGCCGTGTATCACAAACTTCATAAGTCAAGTTCGTGGTATTTTGATTCCTCAGCTTTTTGAGTGATCAAGAAATACCGACGCAAAGTGGGAACGTAATTGAGGATTAAATTGGATAGACAATTCCAGGAGAAATGCAACATTAAGGAATGTAGAAGAGTATGCTTCACTTATGTTTGTGGCTCATTTATACAGTGGCAGGTATTTGTGTGCATCGATGATTATATAAATTCAATGTGGTTGTATGAAACTAATTACTTGATAAGAAGAATGTGAATGTAGTTTATCATGTTTGaccattatttttaaaaaacgaaATTTGTCAGGACATTAGGACACAGGTCTTACCTGTCAAACAACAGCTCCAACAGTACCGAAATACTGTTTATATTTGTTCCTAACAATTTTTGTAGCGTCAGAAATTTTTCCTATCCTTGCACATTGAAGGACATGCATTGTTTCTGTTTcgtgaattttgtttgcatttttttaaaCGTAAGTTACCAATGCAGACCATACCAGAACTTGCTTCATTATGATTTCCCACTTACATTTCTTTTCTAGGCTGACAAATGGGAATCGAATAGTAGAACTTCTGTTGTTTGAACACAACACATTTGTGGCAATTTATTGCATGCATAgacatattttgaaatatttgcaCAATACAGATAGCTCTATAAGGACAGTTCTTACAGACATCACTGTCAAATGGTGGAGAGTTCACACTAGATAGAACGCTAACACAACACAGCCCGCTTAGCCAAGTAGCGAACGTGAAAGTGAGATTATGAGATACGATACATGTCACAAAAAGTAGGTATTTGGTATTGGAACTGAGGAACTAAcaacagaaggaaagaaagaagactAGGGTTTCATGTCCtgttgacaacaaggtcattagagacagagcacaagcttggattgtctCAAGGAGGGGGAATGAAACTGGCTATGTACTTTCAAGtgagccatcctggcatttgcatggttttatttagggaaatcatgataaACATAGATCTGGATGGTTGGACACGGATTTGatccatcgtcctcccaaatgttagcctggtgtgctaaccacttcaccaTCCCACTCCATGAACTAACAACAATTAAGTTTATTAACTGCCAAAGTAAACTTCTTAACAGACCTTCTTGATCAGTTTTGAAGTGAAACGTTTCAGAACATCGCCATTTATCtgctaaataaaatatttacagagaaatgcatcaaacaatatttataagagAACACGTAGAACCTATTTACTTTACCCACTAATTTGTTTTCCTTTGTAGCAAATAATATCATCAAGAGCAGTGTTTTTCTCCTTTAGCACAGCTGACTTTTTCACTTAGTAAaaggttatttaatgaaaattgcttcatcaatTTGTGTTCTTAACCTCTGACTTCCCATTGAGCACATGTGAGATACGTTGGGAGAGGTTTGTCAACCACACTGGTGGATAAATGGAACAACCCACCACAAGAACTCACTATCAGTCTTGAGGACATGTTGCAGAGCACGCTTTggcatctgtggtgatcacacacattATTAAGGACCATGGGGTGCCTTTTGTAATATGCAGGGACTATGATAAATCCCAGtctttattatctttgaataaaatgttcaaatttgtgtgaattcctaagggaccgaactgctgaggtcatcagtctgtagacttacaactacttaaaccaacttaaactaacctatgtatgctaagaacaacacacacatccatgcttgagggaggactcgaacctctggaggGAGGGGCCGCAATccatgacatagcgcctcaaactgcACGACCAGTCTGTGCTAAGTCTTTGAATAGAAGTGATATTTCTGTTCCTCTCACTGCGTATTACTTTCAGGCACCTTCTGTACTAAACTGCagtagttctttctgtgtatgaccCAAGTTACATCGAACTATCTTACTTGGcattgacacatcatgtgaaacttACTTTTATCTTCACGTTTTGAGCACCACTGCATACACAGGCTGTAAAAAACTACTTATATAAGTTCCTAGAGTTATTAGAGGAGACAAAAAGAAACACGTCTGTTATGTGACACAAATGTTACAGATGCGCTGTTTCCCCACTAGGGGCATTTAAGTGTTTGATGCTGGACTCCCCTTAGACCaattttcactgttgttttcaATGCACATCTTATGCTAGGAAGGTTAAGTTTTCATTATTGGTAGCAGTTTCCACGTCTCTGACCACGCAACTACGTTACTATTGCTTATACTGTGTTGTGTTTACATGAATGTTACTGATGTTTACAGGTTCTTGATGGCTGATTACACTCCAACCGATTTGGCTGGAACGCACCTCATTCACGGGGAGGCACTGTGCACAGAACGATTTCCAGGGAGGCGGTCACCAAGTCAAGTCGCGTTTCAAAGACTTGATGGCCTTCCTAGTGAAACAAGATCCCTTAAACCAGACCAAGAGGAAACTGGTATATCTCCTCCTTTTTAAGCAGATGAGTTTTATTTCGTCCTCTTAGAGCTTTGCTGGTTTTTTAGTATTTCAATTGCGTCCACTGTCTCTTTCATAGTCGGCGGTGCAAGTAACAGATCTATATTTGTGTTGTTCCTCCACTTCTGTATTTCCATTTTCAACATTTAACAGCTTCTCAAAATATTCCA
Encoded proteins:
- the LOC124595498 gene encoding DNA replication complex GINS protein SLD5, with amino-acid sequence MEIDSDISSGEEETLTAGEVLQILEESWLNEKFSPEILPHRNEMVECMLEQINQMEENLNKLKKGDFRVIVHQMELDRIRFIITSYLRIRLSKIEEFTVHILSEETRRDHASKYLSPGEYKFATEYVRHMENHFHLLAFRHMPGNFQEFNKSKMVVVPNVSSHVFIRAKENIATVVIDDEEIDLEENSQHILPYSSVMEFVRSGSVQLI